The following are from one region of the Polaribacter marinaquae genome:
- a CDS encoding solute:sodium symporter family transporter, with the protein MQILTFLGFTILVAVISYLATRKTKEDSSDGYFLGGRSLTAGVIAGSLLLTNLSTEQIVGLNGAAYQSGLSVMVWETLAAIAMVVTAIYLLPKYLKSGLTTVPGFLEKRFDVTTKTLTSILFLTGYVVVLLPVILYSGSLAISGMFDVPTLLGVTHTQSIWICVWGIGIIGSIYAVFGGLKAVAVSDSINAVGLLIGGILIPFFGLLLIGDGNLFDGLNILTTQNSDKFNSIGSKTDPVPFYTIFTGMMLVQLFYWGTNQQIIQRALGAKDLKEGQKGLLLASFIKILGPIIVVLPGIIAYHIFEGNLETSDSAYPMLVKKVLPQEWVGFFAAVLFGAILSSFNSVLNSAVTLFGIDIYKQHINKNANEKTVVKYGKTFGVILAIAAMCIAPLIANAGSLFDYLQEINGIYSIPILTIIVVGFTTKRVPAIAAKIGLVSGCILYIISQFFLKPYFINSALDNAKLKGIVDASELAVIETLAYPHFLDIMAILFVLNILIMLIIGKIKPRKTAYFQEYTKQVDISPWKYVNSAGILISLIVIFIYIYFA; encoded by the coding sequence ATGCAAATACTCACTTTTTTAGGATTTACAATTTTAGTCGCAGTAATCTCTTATCTAGCAACAAGAAAAACAAAAGAAGATTCTTCAGATGGTTATTTTTTAGGAGGTAGAAGTTTAACAGCAGGTGTCATTGCTGGGTCATTATTATTAACCAATTTATCTACCGAACAAATTGTAGGCTTAAATGGTGCTGCTTATCAAAGCGGATTATCAGTTATGGTTTGGGAAACTTTGGCAGCAATTGCAATGGTGGTTACAGCGATCTATTTATTACCTAAATATTTAAAAAGCGGATTAACAACTGTACCTGGTTTTTTAGAAAAAAGATTTGATGTAACAACAAAAACATTAACCTCAATATTATTCTTAACAGGTTATGTAGTTGTTTTATTACCGGTAATTTTATATTCTGGTTCTTTAGCTATCAGTGGTATGTTTGATGTGCCTACTCTACTAGGTGTAACCCATACACAATCTATTTGGATTTGCGTTTGGGGTATAGGTATTATTGGCTCTATTTATGCAGTCTTTGGTGGATTAAAAGCTGTGGCCGTTTCAGATTCAATCAATGCTGTAGGCTTGCTAATTGGAGGTATTCTAATTCCTTTCTTTGGATTGTTATTAATTGGAGATGGTAATCTATTTGATGGTCTAAATATTTTAACAACTCAAAACTCAGATAAATTTAATTCTATTGGAAGTAAAACAGATCCTGTTCCATTTTACACCATTTTTACAGGAATGATGTTAGTGCAATTATTTTATTGGGGAACAAATCAACAAATTATTCAAAGAGCTTTAGGTGCAAAAGATTTAAAAGAAGGTCAAAAAGGATTATTGTTGGCTTCATTTATTAAAATTTTAGGACCAATCATCGTAGTTTTACCAGGTATAATAGCATATCATATTTTTGAAGGGAATTTAGAAACCTCAGATAGTGCATATCCAATGTTAGTAAAAAAAGTATTACCTCAAGAATGGGTTGGCTTTTTTGCTGCAGTATTATTTGGAGCAATTTTAAGTTCATTTAACAGTGTATTAAATAGCGCTGTAACCTTATTTGGTATAGATATTTACAAACAACATATCAATAAAAATGCCAATGAAAAAACGGTTGTAAAATATGGTAAAACCTTTGGAGTTATTCTGGCAATAGCTGCAATGTGTATTGCACCATTAATTGCAAATGCTGGTAGTTTGTTTGATTACTTACAAGAAATAAATGGTATTTATAGCATCCCTATTTTAACGATTATTGTAGTAGGTTTTACCACTAAAAGAGTACCAGCTATTGCAGCTAAAATTGGTTTAGTGTCTGGTTGTATACTCTATATAATTAGTCAATTTTTCTTAAAACCTTACTTTATAAATTCAGCTCTAGATAATGCAAAACTAAAAGGGATTGTTGACGCTTCTGAATTAGCTGTTATTGAAACACTAGCCTATCCACATTTTTTAGATATAATGGCAATCCTATTTGTTTTAAACATTTTAATTATGCTGATAATTGGTAAAATAAAACCTAGGAAGACTGCTTACTTCCAAGAGTATACAAAACAAGTAGATATTTCTCCTTGGAAATATGTAAATAGTGCTGGTATACTTATCTCTTTAATTGTAATATTTATTTATATATACTTTGCTTAA
- the galE gene encoding UDP-glucose 4-epimerase GalE yields the protein MKKKILVTGGCGYIGSHTIVELIQGNFDVVIIDDLSNSNINTIDNIKKITGVQPIFYQCDLKDSNHVKKVLKENKDIEATIHFASYKAVGESVEKPLLYYQNNLISLINILTAQLENGNTNFIFSSSATVYGSPKKLPITEKNETQRPFSPYGNTKKMAEEILEDLSKSHKKTNIISLRYFNPIGAHQSGLIGELPNGIPNNLMPYITQTAVGLRDKLSVYGNDYPTTDGTPIRDYIHVVDLAKAHVKALKRQLEDKQDKNFEIFNLGTGNGYSVLEVIKTFEEVSKKKLNYEIIQRRDGDVPKLYANAKLAELKLGWKAECNLKEMIDSAWKWEQKIRTENKSNAL from the coding sequence ATGAAAAAAAAGATACTAGTAACAGGAGGTTGTGGTTATATTGGCTCACATACTATTGTAGAGTTAATACAAGGTAACTTCGATGTGGTAATTATAGATGACCTATCAAACTCAAACATTAACACTATTGATAACATAAAAAAAATAACAGGTGTACAACCAATTTTTTATCAATGTGATTTAAAGGACAGTAATCACGTTAAAAAAGTTTTAAAAGAAAATAAAGATATAGAAGCAACTATACATTTTGCATCATACAAAGCTGTAGGTGAGTCCGTTGAAAAGCCTTTATTATACTATCAAAATAATTTAATTTCTTTAATAAACATATTAACTGCTCAGCTAGAAAACGGTAATACAAATTTTATTTTTTCTTCTTCAGCTACTGTATATGGGAGTCCTAAAAAATTACCAATAACAGAAAAAAATGAAACTCAAAGACCCTTCTCTCCATATGGTAATACAAAAAAAATGGCAGAAGAAATTTTGGAAGATTTGTCTAAATCTCATAAAAAAACCAATATTATCTCTTTACGTTATTTCAATCCTATAGGAGCTCATCAATCAGGTTTAATAGGAGAATTACCTAACGGTATACCAAATAACCTAATGCCATACATTACTCAAACTGCTGTTGGTTTGAGAGATAAATTGTCTGTTTATGGCAATGATTACCCTACAACAGATGGCACCCCAATTAGAGATTATATTCATGTAGTAGATTTAGCCAAAGCACATGTTAAAGCACTAAAAAGACAACTTGAAGATAAACAAGATAAAAATTTTGAGATTTTTAATTTAGGAACAGGTAATGGGTATTCAGTATTGGAGGTAATTAAAACTTTTGAAGAAGTTTCTAAAAAGAAACTCAATTATGAAATCATTCAAAGAAGAGATGGTGATGTTCCTAAACTATATGCAAATGCAAAATTAGCTGAATTAAAGTTGGGTTGGAAAGCAGAGTGTAATTTAAAAGAAATGATTGATTCTGCATGGAAATGGGAACAGAAAATTAGAACAGAAAATAAATCTAATGCCCTATAG
- a CDS encoding aldose 1-epimerase: MPYSQIHIDDNLSFVTLQHHNNSTLAKISLNEGGRLKELILNNKTVIKEIEGFKYSKSYASSILFPFASRIENGKYTFNNKEYELDCNDSNKNALHGLIYNKTFKVVKVIENPNFSSVTINYKENQKIKGFPFKYSIALTYTLYEDEIALSVTIRNIDKTSFPFTLGWHPYFITDALSKSILKFKSDQKIKFNNNLITQKVIDEKTEKEFKIENKQFDDCFILNTDTVEFITPNHQIEITTNQLENYLQLYTPKDLPLIAIEPMTGISNSFNNKIGLQTLAPNQSHSVSWNVKLKH; this comes from the coding sequence ATGCCCTATAGTCAAATTCATATAGATGATAATTTGTCTTTTGTTACTTTACAGCATCATAATAATTCAACTTTAGCAAAAATTTCTTTGAATGAAGGTGGAAGATTAAAGGAATTAATACTGAATAATAAAACTGTTATAAAAGAAATAGAGGGTTTTAAGTATAGTAAATCTTATGCTTCTTCAATTTTATTTCCTTTTGCAAGTAGAATTGAAAATGGAAAATATACTTTTAACAATAAAGAGTACGAATTAGACTGCAATGACTCTAATAAAAATGCATTGCATGGTTTAATTTATAATAAAACTTTTAAAGTTGTTAAGGTTATAGAGAACCCAAATTTCTCATCAGTTACAATCAATTATAAAGAAAATCAAAAAATTAAAGGTTTTCCTTTTAAATATAGTATAGCTTTAACTTACACATTATATGAAGATGAAATAGCACTTTCAGTAACGATTAGAAATATTGATAAAACTTCTTTTCCTTTTACTTTAGGTTGGCATCCTTATTTTATTACTGATGCTTTATCAAAAAGCATTTTAAAATTTAAAAGTGATCAAAAAATAAAATTCAATAACAATTTGATTACTCAAAAAGTGATTGATGAGAAAACAGAGAAAGAATTTAAAATAGAAAATAAACAATTTGATGATTGCTTTATTTTAAATACAGATACAGTCGAATTTATAACTCCAAATCATCAAATAGAAATTACAACAAATCAATTAGAAAACTATTTACAACTATACACACCTAAAGACTTACCACTTATAGCAATTGAGCCAATGACTGGCATTTCTAATAGTTTTAACAATAAAATAGGATTGCAAACTTTGGCACCTAATCAATCGCATTCAGTAAGTTGGAATGTGAAACTTAAACATTAA
- the galK gene encoding galactokinase, with amino-acid sequence MSTILIEQVKEEFIKIFKIDPILIFSPGRINIIGEHTDYNGGFVFPAAVDKGIAAAIQKSNTGKCTAVAIDLESTIEFELSTIKPSKEGSWENYVFGVVAEIQNRNKIIGDFNIIFKGNVPAGSGMSSSAALENSVVFGLNELFDLGLTKTEMILISQKAEHNYVGVKCGIMDQYASMFGIKNNALLLDCRTIKSTAYEIDFKDYQLMLINTNVKHSLSDSAYNDRRSACENIAKILEVETLRDATEADLQKIIDKVTPTNYQKALYVIQEIDRTQKAARAIENNDLELLGSLIYQSHSGLSDQYKVSCDELDFLVAQAKKNKYVLGARMMGGGFGGCTINLIARKEAKVFTEIVSKAYQNKFNKDCSVYFVELSEGTHLIK; translated from the coding sequence ATGAGTACTATATTAATTGAACAGGTTAAAGAAGAATTTATAAAAATTTTTAAAATAGATCCTATATTAATTTTTTCTCCAGGAAGAATTAATATTATAGGAGAACACACGGATTATAATGGCGGGTTTGTTTTTCCTGCAGCCGTAGATAAAGGTATAGCAGCAGCTATCCAAAAAAGCAATACAGGAAAATGCACCGCAGTTGCTATAGACTTAGAAAGTACAATTGAGTTTGAATTAAGTACGATAAAACCATCAAAAGAAGGAAGTTGGGAAAATTATGTTTTTGGAGTTGTAGCTGAGATTCAAAACAGAAATAAAATTATTGGCGATTTTAACATCATATTCAAAGGAAATGTGCCAGCTGGTTCAGGTATGTCATCATCGGCAGCACTAGAAAATAGTGTAGTGTTTGGTTTGAATGAATTGTTTGATTTAGGATTAACTAAAACAGAAATGATTTTAATTTCACAAAAAGCAGAACACAATTATGTAGGGGTAAAATGTGGAATTATGGATCAGTATGCTAGCATGTTTGGAATTAAAAACAACGCACTATTATTAGACTGTAGAACTATTAAATCTACTGCTTATGAAATTGATTTTAAGGATTATCAATTAATGCTAATCAATACAAATGTAAAACATAGTTTGTCTGATAGTGCCTATAATGATAGACGTTCTGCTTGCGAAAATATTGCAAAAATATTAGAAGTTGAAACGTTAAGAGATGCTACAGAAGCAGATTTACAAAAAATCATTGATAAAGTTACTCCTACAAATTATCAAAAAGCATTGTATGTAATACAAGAAATAGATAGAACTCAAAAAGCAGCAAGAGCAATTGAAAATAACGATTTAGAATTATTAGGTTCTTTAATTTATCAATCTCACTCAGGTTTATCAGATCAATATAAAGTAAGTTGCGATGAACTAGATTTTTTAGTAGCTCAAGCTAAAAAAAATAAATATGTATTAGGTGCAAGAATGATGGGAGGTGGTTTTGGTGGCTGCACTATCAATTTAATTGCTCGAAAAGAAGCTAAAGTTTTTACAGAAATAGTTTCAAAAGCTTATCAAAATAAATTTAATAAAGATTGTTCGGTCTATTTTGTAGAGCTTTCAGAAGGAACACATTTAATCAAATAG
- a CDS encoding UDP-glucose--hexose-1-phosphate uridylyltransferase, whose translation MENTNLQHYSHKRFNILTGEWVLVSPHRAKRPWQGQNEEISEEQRPAYDENCYLCAGNTRINGELNPKYSDVFVFTNDFAALQNDSPKFGVNDGLFKAESETGICKVICFSPDHSKSLADMSSKEIQKVVFAWQKEYTELAIEPTINYVQIFENKGAVMGCSNPHPHGQIWSQSTLPNEVDKKNTQQSSYYKEKKSSLLGDYLNQELKTKERIIFENNDFVVLVPFWAIWPFETMIVPKKQRKSILELNIQESLNFAESISVITKAYDKLFNTSFPYSSGIHQAPTNGLNNSHWHFHMSFYPPLLRSASVKKFMVGYEMFGTPQRDITAEQAATRLRDLI comes from the coding sequence ATGGAAAATACAAACTTGCAACATTACTCGCATAAAAGGTTTAATATATTAACAGGAGAATGGGTTTTAGTATCACCTCATAGAGCAAAAAGACCTTGGCAAGGTCAAAATGAAGAAATATCTGAAGAGCAAAGACCTGCTTATGATGAGAATTGTTATTTATGTGCAGGAAATACAAGAATTAATGGTGAATTAAATCCAAAATATTCTGATGTTTTTGTGTTTACAAACGATTTTGCTGCGCTACAAAATGATTCACCAAAATTTGGTGTAAATGATGGTTTATTCAAAGCAGAAAGTGAAACGGGTATTTGTAAGGTGATTTGTTTTAGTCCTGATCATTCAAAAAGTCTGGCAGATATGTCATCGAAAGAAATACAGAAAGTAGTTTTTGCTTGGCAAAAAGAATATACAGAATTAGCAATAGAGCCTACAATAAATTATGTGCAAATCTTTGAAAATAAAGGTGCGGTAATGGGGTGCAGCAACCCTCATCCCCATGGACAAATCTGGAGTCAATCAACACTGCCAAATGAGGTTGATAAAAAAAACACACAACAATCAAGCTATTATAAAGAAAAAAAAAGTAGTCTTTTAGGAGATTATTTAAACCAAGAATTAAAAACTAAAGAAAGAATCATTTTTGAAAATAATGATTTTGTAGTATTGGTTCCATTTTGGGCTATTTGGCCTTTTGAAACTATGATAGTTCCTAAAAAACAGAGAAAAAGTATTTTAGAATTAAATATTCAAGAATCGCTAAATTTTGCTGAATCAATATCAGTAATTACAAAAGCATATGATAAACTATTTAACACATCATTCCCTTATTCTAGTGGGATACACCAAGCACCTACAAACGGTTTAAACAATAGTCATTGGCATTTCCATATGAGTTTTTACCCTCCTTTATTGCGTTCTGCTTCAGTAAAAAAGTTTATGGTAGGTTATGAAATGTTTGGAACTCCTCAAAGAGATATTACTGCAGAACAAGCAGCAACAAGATTGAGAGACTTAATTTAA
- a CDS encoding RteC domain-containing protein, with product MKKYIPLVEQYYVQQKELSLKKNTKIVKLKLHIKQAKEILQDLRVNIRNRKFKDYNDEIHFFKQVKPSIYADFIFYNNQLKYQVGKPNSTNSILKNYLKNELKKLEVKKRKNLEFYRYYKHKSTFLDHIYFLRENKQLELFSTDISVYLDSEFYTSHDTLAAEVLAYDLLTNFYKKEINTLKNISTGIFEDNNKKLKTSLNWTASKTDFVELMYALKVSGAINTGNINTKELIIKLSKVFNLEISNSYKTYSEIKNRSLERTKFLNKLTSNLQEKLDYDDGI from the coding sequence ATGAAAAAGTATATCCCTCTAGTTGAACAATATTATGTTCAACAAAAAGAACTCTCACTAAAAAAAAATACTAAAATTGTAAAATTAAAACTCCATATAAAACAAGCAAAAGAGATTCTTCAAGATTTAAGAGTCAATATTAGAAACAGAAAATTCAAAGACTATAATGATGAAATTCATTTCTTTAAGCAAGTAAAACCAAGTATTTATGCTGATTTTATTTTTTATAATAATCAATTAAAATATCAAGTAGGTAAACCAAATTCTACTAATTCAATTTTAAAAAATTATTTGAAAAACGAATTAAAGAAATTAGAAGTAAAAAAGCGTAAGAATTTAGAGTTCTATAGATATTACAAGCATAAAAGTACTTTTTTAGATCATATATATTTTCTTCGGGAAAATAAACAATTAGAATTATTTTCTACAGATATATCAGTCTATTTAGATTCAGAATTTTACACAAGTCACGATACATTAGCTGCAGAAGTATTAGCCTATGATTTACTAACCAACTTTTACAAAAAAGAAATCAATACTTTAAAAAATATTTCAACTGGTATTTTTGAGGATAATAATAAAAAATTGAAGACATCATTAAACTGGACAGCATCAAAAACTGATTTCGTTGAATTGATGTATGCATTAAAAGTGTCAGGTGCAATCAATACAGGTAATATCAATACAAAAGAATTGATAATTAAGCTCTCTAAAGTTTTTAATTTAGAGATTTCAAATTCTTATAAAACCTATTCAGAGATAAAAAATAGAAGTTTAGAAAGAACAAAGTTTCTAAATAAACTGACATCTAACTTACAAGAAAAGTTAGACTATGATGATGGCATCTAA
- a CDS encoding helix-turn-helix domain-containing protein, producing the protein MPTSIITTEDLREFKEELLEDIKAMINHQSGFAPKKWLKSPEVRDLLSISPGTLQNLRINGTLPYSKVGGVIYYDYEEIVKVLEENRIHNKF; encoded by the coding sequence ATGCCAACATCAATTATTACCACAGAAGATTTACGAGAATTCAAAGAAGAATTACTAGAAGACATTAAAGCAATGATTAATCATCAATCTGGTTTTGCACCAAAAAAATGGCTCAAATCTCCAGAAGTTAGAGATTTGTTAAGTATTTCTCCAGGAACATTACAAAACTTAAGAATCAATGGAACACTCCCCTATTCTAAAGTTGGTGGTGTTATTTATTACGATTATGAAGAAATTGTAAAAGTGTTAGAGGAAAATCGTATTCATAATAAATTTTGA
- a CDS encoding ATPase, giving the protein MKIESPHIIQEGSVQYQLGELKGNQIIYDFPKMLIYLEAKGKLLFDKNFKIYSEDEAILYKLCIYFIRDFDACKKLNIDPNKGILLSGPVGCGKTSLMKLLPHIVPHQIKHIVVPARNITFNFNKSGFKIIEDYGNNGFYCFDDLGVETTGRHFGQDCNVMGEILLSRYDLSLKKDTKTHATTNLNAQELEERYGNRVRSRMRQLFNLIAFDKESVDKRK; this is encoded by the coding sequence ATGAAAATAGAATCACCCCATATCATTCAAGAAGGCAGCGTCCAATACCAATTAGGCGAACTAAAAGGAAATCAAATAATATACGATTTTCCAAAAATGCTAATCTATTTAGAAGCAAAAGGGAAATTATTATTTGACAAAAATTTCAAAATATATTCAGAAGATGAAGCAATTTTATACAAGTTATGCATTTATTTTATTCGTGATTTTGATGCTTGCAAAAAATTAAATATAGATCCCAATAAAGGAATTTTATTATCTGGTCCAGTAGGTTGTGGTAAAACAAGTTTAATGAAATTATTACCACACATTGTACCGCATCAAATTAAGCATATAGTTGTACCTGCAAGAAATATTACATTTAATTTCAATAAAAGCGGGTTCAAAATTATTGAAGATTATGGTAATAATGGTTTTTATTGTTTTGATGACTTAGGTGTAGAAACAACTGGCAGGCATTTTGGTCAAGATTGTAATGTAATGGGTGAAATCCTTTTATCACGTTACGATTTATCCCTAAAAAAAGATACTAAAACACACGCTACAACTAACTTAAATGCACAAGAATTAGAAGAAAGATATGGCAATAGAGTAAGGAGTAGAATGCGTCAATTATTTAATTTGATAGCTTTTGATAAAGAAAGTGTTGATAAAAGAAAATAA
- a CDS encoding helix-turn-helix domain-containing protein encodes MLSINEIKSLINSGEGFNLEFKVRIPNKIKEVTEEICAFANASGGTLILGVDDANNIQGVNFNNAKRSALQNSINEITPTLHCNIYTTTIDKKETVIIEVPSGINKPYVLSGAIYVRQGPNSQKLTTVEEMRDFFQQADKIYYDEAPCKTIDITKDIPNTNINQFRELAGLGTTVSNEQVFNNLKLVTKEGFLKNGATLFFAENPEYFFEKAVIRCIVFDGIDKRYITDDKIMTGTLYQQFLQTMSWLKTKLNVRYDIEGNGSEPRKEIWEIPETVFKEAIINALAHRDYYDKGARISVEVFNDRIEVSNPGGLVSGIPKNEFGKRSLSRNPLIFGLFERIRMVEQVGSGISRMRDLMLENNLTPPEFNTEGIFTVTFRRPFDFNKWVNKWVDNLTDNRVNIIKVIHKNNKVSKRELEEIIGLSATAIDNNLNALKDRGLIERVGSAKGGHWKINYILP; translated from the coding sequence ATGTTAAGTATCAACGAAATAAAATCACTTATAAATTCTGGAGAAGGATTCAATCTTGAATTTAAAGTAAGAATTCCTAATAAAATAAAAGAAGTTACAGAAGAAATTTGTGCTTTTGCAAATGCTTCTGGTGGTACTCTTATTTTGGGTGTTGATGATGCAAATAATATTCAAGGAGTTAATTTTAACAATGCAAAACGTTCTGCTTTGCAGAATTCAATAAATGAAATTACACCAACATTACATTGCAATATTTACACAACAACTATTGATAAAAAAGAAACTGTAATAATTGAAGTTCCTTCAGGTATAAATAAACCTTATGTTCTTTCTGGTGCTATTTATGTGCGTCAAGGTCCTAATTCTCAAAAATTAACTACGGTAGAAGAAATGAGAGATTTCTTTCAGCAAGCTGATAAGATTTATTACGACGAAGCACCTTGTAAGACAATTGATATTACTAAAGATATTCCTAATACCAACATCAATCAATTTAGAGAATTAGCAGGTTTAGGTACTACAGTTTCAAACGAACAAGTATTCAACAATTTAAAATTAGTAACTAAAGAAGGCTTCCTTAAAAATGGGGCTACTTTATTTTTTGCAGAAAATCCAGAATATTTTTTTGAAAAAGCAGTAATTAGATGTATTGTTTTTGATGGTATTGATAAAAGATATATTACTGATGATAAGATAATGACAGGTACTTTGTATCAGCAATTTTTGCAAACAATGTCTTGGTTAAAAACAAAACTAAATGTGCGTTATGATATTGAAGGAAATGGTTCAGAACCTCGAAAAGAAATATGGGAAATACCCGAAACAGTTTTTAAAGAAGCAATTATAAATGCTTTAGCACATAGAGATTATTATGATAAAGGAGCTCGTATTTCTGTGGAAGTTTTTAATGATAGAATTGAAGTTTCTAATCCTGGTGGTTTAGTAAGTGGAATTCCTAAAAATGAATTTGGAAAAAGAAGTTTAAGTAGAAATCCTTTAATATTTGGTCTTTTTGAAAGAATACGAATGGTAGAACAAGTAGGTTCTGGTATTAGTAGAATGAGAGATTTAATGTTAGAAAATAATTTAACGCCACCTGAATTTAATACTGAAGGTATATTTACTGTAACATTTAGAAGACCTTTTGATTTTAATAAGTGGGTAAATAAGTGGGTAGATAATCTAACAGATAATAGAGTTAATATTATTAAAGTTATTCATAAAAATAATAAAGTTTCTAAAAGAGAATTAGAAGAAATAATTGGCTTAAGTGCTACTGCTATTGATAATAATCTAAATGCTTTAAAAGATCGTGGACTTATTGAAAGAGTAGGAAGCGCAAAAGGTGGTCATTGGAAAATAAACTACATACTTCCGTAA
- a CDS encoding Pycsar system effector family protein gives MEKDRLKYTINRFDHYFDSVNNKTAVYIAINTFITGGVIVLLTQTEIVKDLIIAGQVIVWLLLITGIINLIVLSIASIPFFSTKPKSIYYFGAISKMTQSDFNKTSKNYTQKEELKDLRSQAFVLSEGLTKKFTKLKLAGILLVIQFSMLLLILTTILIKL, from the coding sequence ATGGAAAAAGATAGATTGAAATATACTATAAATAGATTTGATCATTATTTTGATAGTGTTAATAATAAAACTGCTGTTTATATAGCAATAAATACTTTTATTACTGGAGGTGTTATAGTATTGCTTACACAAACTGAAATTGTTAAAGACTTAATAATTGCTGGACAAGTTATTGTTTGGTTATTATTAATTACTGGTATTATAAATCTAATTGTACTATCTATTGCAAGCATCCCTTTTTTTTCAACCAAACCAAAATCTATCTACTATTTTGGAGCGATATCTAAAATGACACAATCCGATTTTAATAAAACTTCTAAAAATTATACACAAAAAGAAGAATTAAAAGATTTAAGGTCACAAGCTTTTGTTCTTTCAGAAGGCTTAACAAAAAAATTTACAAAACTAAAATTAGCAGGAATATTATTAGTGATTCAATTTTCTATGCTATTATTAATTTTAACAACCATATTAATTAAACTATAA
- a CDS encoding lecithin retinol acyltransferase family protein has protein sequence MEDYNRLLNSLKPIDVIVAKKRDGLGRILNHYIVYLGNGIFVGNLKGSVKQVTYPELFELLEVYEPIKIRKFTGNHFDAKEAVIRVRQKLGQPYSFLGFNCEHFANWVQYGKETSSQVTNGFLILAGLGTLKLITGGDGKR, from the coding sequence ATGGAGGATTATAATAGATTATTAAACAGCTTAAAACCAATAGATGTCATTGTAGCTAAAAAAAGAGATGGTTTAGGAAGAATTCTAAATCACTACATCGTCTATTTAGGTAATGGGATATTTGTTGGAAATTTAAAAGGAAGTGTAAAACAAGTTACATATCCAGAACTCTTTGAATTATTGGAAGTATATGAACCAATAAAAATAAGAAAGTTTACTGGTAATCATTTTGATGCTAAAGAAGCAGTAATTAGAGTGAGACAAAAATTAGGGCAACCTTATAGTTTTTTAGGATTTAACTGTGAGCATTTTGCTAATTGGGTACAATATGGGAAAGAAACTAGCAGTCAAGTTACTAATGGTTTTCTAATATTGGCAGGTTTAGGCACTTTAAAATTAATTACTGGCGGAGATGGAAAAAGATAG
- a CDS encoding DUF3892 domain-containing protein, with protein MAKWADYLISHVRRDSNGNVTSVLMHEDKGESILQLGIKTKNEVIVLIKKGYTFKTVIWGYPKWNKGADVHIVKIGNEEFIRTDRNKTDKDNLDNLIPLN; from the coding sequence ATGGCAAAATGGGCAGACTATTTAATATCTCATGTTAGAAGAGATTCTAATGGAAATGTTACAAGTGTTTTAATGCATGAAGACAAAGGAGAATCAATCTTACAATTGGGAATAAAAACTAAAAATGAGGTAATAGTTCTAATTAAGAAAGGTTACACTTTTAAAACAGTAATATGGGGTTATCCAAAATGGAATAAAGGAGCTGATGTTCATATTGTAAAAATTGGTAACGAAGAGTTTATAAGAACTGATCGAAATAAAACAGACAAAGATAATTTAGACAACTTAATCCCATTAAATTAA